The Nostoc sp. NIES-3756 DNA window CTGGACGCACATACAAACCACCCACGCCTTCCGGGCCGCATAACCACTTATGACCAGTGAAAGCATAGAAATCTACCCCTAACTGGGTTAAATTTAAAGGTAAAGCACCAGCAGACTGAGCAGCATCTACAAGTAAGAAAGAGTTATTATTTCTGCATACCTCCACAATTTTTTCCAGAGGTAGCACCTGTCCAGTATTCCAAAATACATGACTTAATACTACTAAACGAGTATTTTGGCGGAGGTGTTGGGCAATAACTGCCACTGGATCGCCTTCGTTCAATGTAGCCTTGAGAGGACAGGTAGTCACTTCTATACCAAAGCGGCGGCTAATCTCTTGAGTAGCAGCAATTACCCCTGGATGTTCACAGTCTGATAGTAGAAGATGGTCGCCAGCTTGCCAAGGGATACCCCAAAGCGCGATATTACAACCAACTGTGACATTATCTGTAAAAGTGATTGTATCAGAGGGGGCGTTCAATTCTTTGGCGATCGCTTCCCTGACTGCTTGAGTTTGCTTTGTTATCCAGTTACCAGCCTCAGTCCCAAAGGGGCCGATTTCTTGGATATAAGCCAGAGATTGGGTGATAGTATCCAATGCAGCTTGAGGCATCGGCCCCTGTCCACC harbors:
- a CDS encoding aminotransferase class V-fold PLP-dependent enzyme, with the translated sequence MTTISTLQTRLHHHRQQFPALANKTYFNYGGQGPMPQAALDTITQSLAYIQEIGPFGTEAGNWITKQTQAVREAIAKELNAPSDTITFTDNVTVGCNIALWGIPWQAGDHLLLSDCEHPGVIAATQEISRRFGIEVTTCPLKATLNEGDPVAVIAQHLRQNTRLVVLSHVFWNTGQVLPLEKIVEVCRNNNSFLLVDAAQSAGALPLNLTQLGVDFYAFTGHKWLCGPEGVGGLYVRPEVRENLNPTFIGLYGIIVDSQAKPVSWKPDGRRYEVSTLAYPLYLGLKEAIAIHQQWGTPEERYTQIRHNSEYLWRKLSAIPNVQCLRNTPPQTGIVSFQLHQTPSLKLVQYLDSQKILTRTIADPSCIRVTVHYLTLESEIDQLVEAVARFSL